From Stigmatella aurantiaca:
CCAAGACGGTGACGTACGACTTCGCCCGCCTGATGAAGCTCGAGGGCCAGGGCACCGTGACCGAGGTGAAGTGCTCCGAGTTCGGTCAGGCCATCATCAAGCACATGTAGTCTCTGATTGGAGACAACGCACATGACTCAGACCCGTAAGAAGAAGATCGGTCTCATCGGTGGCGGGCAGATCGGTGGCAACCTGGCGCTGATCGCCGTGCAGAAGAACCTCGGCGACGTGGTGCTGTTCGACATCCCCGCGGCCGAGGGGCTCGTCAAGGGCAAGGCGCTGGACATCAACCAGCTGTCCGCGGTGGACGGCTATGACTGCCGCGTCACCGGCACGACGGACTGGAAGGACGTCGCCGGCTCGGACGTCATCATCATCACCGCCGGTGTCCCCCGGAAGCCGGGCATGAGCCGCGAGGACCTGCTCGACATCAACTTGAAGATCATGCGGGACGTGGCGGCGAACATCAAAACGCACGCCCCGGGCGCCTTCGTCATCAACGTGGCGAACCCCCTGGACGCGATGGTGTTCGCGCTCCAGAAGATCTCCGAGCTGCCCAAGCACATGGTGGTGGGCATGGCGGGCGTGCTGGACACCAGCCGCTTCAAGTGCTTCGTGGCCGAGGCGCTCGGCTGCTCCATCCGGGACGTGGAGGCGCTGGTGCTCGGCGGCCACGGCGATGACATGGTGCCCCTGGTGCGTCACACCACCGTGGGCGGCGTGCCCCTGACGGAGCTGCTGGCCCAGGACAAGCTGGACGCCATCGTCAAGCGCACCCGCGAGGGCGGCGCCGAGCTGGTGGGCCTGTACAAGACGGGCAGCGCCTACTTCGCCCCGGCCTCCAGCGCCATCTCCATGGCGGAGAGCTTCCTGCTGGACCGCAAGCGCATCCTGCCGGCCGCGGCCCTGCTGGAGGGCCAGTACGGCATCAACGGCTACTTCTTCGGCGTGCCGGTGCAGATCGGCGCGGGCGGCGTGGAGAAGATCCTCACCCCCAAGCTCGACGAGTCCGAGAAGGCCGCCCTGGAGAAGTCCTTCCAGTCGGTGAAGAAGACGGTCGACAGCGTCAAGCTGTAGTCCAGGTAAAACCCGGGTCCGGCTCCCCTGGCAGCTTCCGAGGGGGCCGGCCCCTAATGCCGCGAATGGCGCGCCCTAATTGCTGGCGTGAACCTGATTGCGGCGAAGCGTTGACGAGTTCACTAGCGTGTAGAGCCCACACCGGGGACTTCGGGTGGCGCGCTCGGCAAGTCAAGCGAGCCAGCAGCCCCCTGCCTCCTGGCAGTGAAGGAGACGATGCATGGCAGCAGCAGCGCGGTTCACGGTGGTCGGCGGTGGTCTCGCCGGACTGATGACGACGATCAAGCTGGCCGAGGCGGGGCACCAGGTGGATGTGCTCTCCGTGGTGCCGGTGAAGCGCTCGCACTCGGTATGTGCCCAGGGAGGCATCAACGGTGCGGTGAACACGAAGGGTGAGGGTGACCACCCGGACATCCACGTGATGGACACCCTGCGGGGCGGTGACTTCCTCGCCGAGCAGGTGTCCGTGAAGGGCATGTGCTACGCGGCCCCGGGCGTCATCTACATGCTGGACCGCATGGGGGTGACGTTCAACCGTACCTCCGAGGGCCTGCTGGACTTCCGGCGCTTCGGCGGCACGCTCCACCACCGCACGGCCTTCGCGGGCGCCACCACCGGCCAGCAGCTGCTCTACGCGCTGGACGAGCAGGTGCGCCGCTACGAGGCCGAGGGCAAGGTCACCAAGTACGAGTTCTGGGAGTGGCTCGGCACGGTGAAGGACGAGGCCGGCCGCTGCATCGGCAGCGTGGCGCTGGACTTGCGCACGATGGAGATCCGCACCTTCCCGGCCGAGGCGGTGTGCCTGGCCACGGGCGGCCCGGGCATCGTGTTCGGCCGCTCCACCAACTCCATCATCAACACCGGCACTGCGGCGGGCCGCGCCTACATCGAGGGCGCCGTCTACGCCAACGGCGAGTTCATCCAGGTGCACCCCACCTCCATCCCGGGCGAGGACAAGCTGCGCCTGATGAGCGAGTCGGTGCGTGGCGAGGGTGGCCGCGTGTGGGTGCCGCGCAAGAAGGGCGACACGCGCCTGCCCAAGGACATCCCGGACAGCGAGCGCTGGTACTTCCTCGAGGAGAAGTACCCCAAGTACAAGAACCTGGTGCCGCGCGATGTGGCCACCCGCGAGATCTTCACCGTGTGCCGCGACCTGGGCCTGGGCATCGGCGGCCGCGACGGCGTGTACCTGGATGTGACGCACATCCCCGCCAAGACGCTCGACGCGAAGATCAAGGGCGTGATGGAGATCTACGAGAAGTTCGTGGGGGATGACCCGCGCCACACGCCGATGGTCATCTTCCCGGGCATGCACTACTCCATGGGCGGCCTGCACGTGTCGTTCGAGGCGGACCCGCGCACGCTCACCCCGGCCGAGGGCAGCCCGAAGAACCAGGCCACCCGCATCCCGGGCCTCTACGCGGCCGGCGAGGCGGACTACGCGTTCCACGGCGCGAACCGCCTGGGCGCCAACTCGCTCCTGTCCTGCATCTACTCGGGCATGATCGGCGGCCCGGCCATGGCGGCCTACGCGAAGAACAACGCCCAGAGCGCTGCGGCCAAGAGCGACAAGTACTTCAACGACGCGAAGAAGTACTGGGACGAGCGCTTCGCCACCATCAAGAAGATGGCGGGCACGGAGAACCCGTACCAGCTCGCCAAGGAGCTGGGCGACGTGATGACGGAGAACTGCACCGTCGTGCGCTACAACGACCGGCTCAAGAAGACGATCGAGAAGGTGCGCGAGCTGAAGGACCGCTGGAAGAACGTCAACGTGCTGGACACGGGCAACGTGGCCAACCGGTCGCTCTCCTACACCAACCAGGTGTGGAACATGCTGGAGCTGGGCGAGGTGATCGCCACCAGCGCGCTCCTGCGCGACGAGAGCCGGGGCGCCCACTACAAGCCGGACTTCTCCCTGCCGGAGCCGAAGTCGAAGGACCCGCGCGAGGACGCCGGGTGGATGGAGCTCTGGAAGAAGCGCCACGAGAAGTGGGCCAAGACGACCATGGCGAACTACTCGCCCGAGGGTCCGCAGATCTCCTACGAGGACGTCCCGACCCCGGTCCTGGCGCCGGAGCCGCGCTGGTACGCGTAAGCAAACGAAAGGAAGGGCTACCGAACCATGGATACCGCTCAGCCAAGTTCCGTCTCGT
This genomic window contains:
- the mdh gene encoding malate dehydrogenase encodes the protein MTQTRKKKIGLIGGGQIGGNLALIAVQKNLGDVVLFDIPAAEGLVKGKALDINQLSAVDGYDCRVTGTTDWKDVAGSDVIIITAGVPRKPGMSREDLLDINLKIMRDVAANIKTHAPGAFVINVANPLDAMVFALQKISELPKHMVVGMAGVLDTSRFKCFVAEALGCSIRDVEALVLGGHGDDMVPLVRHTTVGGVPLTELLAQDKLDAIVKRTREGGAELVGLYKTGSAYFAPASSAISMAESFLLDRKRILPAAALLEGQYGINGYFFGVPVQIGAGGVEKILTPKLDESEKAALEKSFQSVKKTVDSVKL
- the sdhA gene encoding succinate dehydrogenase flavoprotein subunit; protein product: MAAAARFTVVGGGLAGLMTTIKLAEAGHQVDVLSVVPVKRSHSVCAQGGINGAVNTKGEGDHPDIHVMDTLRGGDFLAEQVSVKGMCYAAPGVIYMLDRMGVTFNRTSEGLLDFRRFGGTLHHRTAFAGATTGQQLLYALDEQVRRYEAEGKVTKYEFWEWLGTVKDEAGRCIGSVALDLRTMEIRTFPAEAVCLATGGPGIVFGRSTNSIINTGTAAGRAYIEGAVYANGEFIQVHPTSIPGEDKLRLMSESVRGEGGRVWVPRKKGDTRLPKDIPDSERWYFLEEKYPKYKNLVPRDVATREIFTVCRDLGLGIGGRDGVYLDVTHIPAKTLDAKIKGVMEIYEKFVGDDPRHTPMVIFPGMHYSMGGLHVSFEADPRTLTPAEGSPKNQATRIPGLYAAGEADYAFHGANRLGANSLLSCIYSGMIGGPAMAAYAKNNAQSAAAKSDKYFNDAKKYWDERFATIKKMAGTENPYQLAKELGDVMTENCTVVRYNDRLKKTIEKVRELKDRWKNVNVLDTGNVANRSLSYTNQVWNMLELGEVIATSALLRDESRGAHYKPDFSLPEPKSKDPREDAGWMELWKKRHEKWAKTTMANYSPEGPQISYEDVPTPVLAPEPRWYA